TATGCCGGTAATCTGGCGCGACAGCCTGATTCCCACGCCGGTCACGGCCGTGGTGTAAACATTCGGCATGCCGGGTACCGGCGAACCTTGCAATATGCTGCCCGTTACATAGCCGCCGCCGGTGCAGATCCAGGACGTTTCCGATGCGCCGGCAATCGGGATGGTAAAGCTCTTGGTGGCAAAAACGGCGCCGATGGCGGCGCTGTTTGGAATAACCACCGTGCCCATATCCATCTGTATGATTTTTTCGGTAGCGCCGGTCGGCCGCACGCATGCCGCCTGCGCGCTGGCCGCGCTCAACAAGGCAGCCGCCGCAAGCGCCATCAATGCCAGGCTGCACCTTCCACCGGCGATCTTTTCCCGTAGTGATTTCATGATCATTCGCATTGCCCGTTCAATTCACGGATCGGCGCCGGATTTTTATCCGCCGGGACGTGGTATTTGACGCTGCACTGTTCCGCCGCGCCCTGCCCCCACTTGACGTTCAGCACGCCGCTTTCCCTGGCGCCGGTGATGAAGGTCTGGCCTTCGCTGCCGACGATCCCCATATCCTGCCCTTGTTCGTTCTCGACCTTGGCCCCGAACGGCAGCGGCTTGCCGCTCTTGTCGCTCAGGTTCAGCATGATGCGCAAGCCGATCGAAGTTTCGAATTTCGCCAGCACCACGGCGCCACGGGTCGGCACCACATCCAGCGCTGCATTCTTGACTTCGACGTTGTCGCCCAGGTCTTCGGTGCGCACCGCCAGCCGGTTGACCCGGTACGGGCTCAAATTCGCCAGCACCGCATTGCCGCGGCTGTCGGTACGCACACCCGGATAGACTTCAAAGCCGACGTTGGCGGCGTCCGGCGCTTCCACCAGCGCCATGGTTTCGCCCAGAGGCTGCGACAAGGTAACGCCGCCGCCATGCGCCACCAGGCCGCCGGCCATGCCGAGCGTGGTCTGGCCGTAGCCGGAGCCTTGCGCGCGGCCGAAGTCGACGCGGCCGTATTGCGACAGGTAACTGGCGGAGGCGCTGCCGCTGTTGTCGTTCTGATTCGAGTGAGCGGCCGTGACGTTGTAAGTCAGGCGGCCATCATCCAGCGCCGAACCGTAGACGCTGGCTTGCTGCGTCACCTCGCCGTTGTTGCCCTTGGCCACGGTGTAGCGCGCATAGGAGCGGCTGTCGCCGAGCGGGATCGACAGGGTCGCCATCAGCTGGCGGTTCGATGGGCCGTTCAGATTGGTGCTGTAGTTATAGAAAATACTGTAGCTGAACTGCTTGTAAAAATTCGAGTAGCCGACCTGCATCAGGCGGTCTTTCTGATCGGTGCCCCAGTAGCTTTGCTGCTGGATCGAGGCGTAGGCGGTGCCACCCTTGCTGCCCAGCTGCTGCGCCAGTTCCAGCCGCACCTGGTTGCGCCGGTTGTTGAGTACCTGGCCGTTCTGCAGATCCTGCATCTGCGCCGCTTCCTGGAAGGTGCGGAAGCCGCCGGTGGAATAGCGGTAGCCGGCCATGCGCACGCTGGTGCCGTAGTTCTCGAAGGATTTGGCGTACAGGAAGCGCAACGACTGGCCGTCATAGTTCTGGTTGAACGGTCCCTTGGTATGCGCTTGCGAGACGTCGGCGGAAATCGCGCCGAAATCGCGCAGGTTCTTGCCGACCCCGAACAATGCCGACTGATAGATATCGGAGCCGATCACACCGCCGTACACCGAATATTCTTTGCCCAGGCCGCGCGCCACCGTGCCTTGCACGAAATTCGGCTTGGCGTTGCTGGAGCCGGCGTTGATGGTGGAATAGCCGTTGCGGTACTGGCCGCCGGTCACGCTGTAGCGCCAGACGCCTTCGCGCAGCAAGGTCGGCACTGCCGAAAAGGCCTGGCGGAACTTGGTTTCACGGCCGTCGGCTTCGGTAATCGTCACTTCCAGGTCGCCGCTGGTAGAGGTCGGATACAAGTCGTCCAGTACAAACGGACCAGGCGCGACATAGGTGCTGTACACCACGAAGCCGTTCTGCCGCACCGTCACGCGCGCGTTGGTCTGCGCCACGCCGCGGATGGTCGGCGCATAGCCCTGCTGGCTGTCGGGCAGCATGCCGTCGTCGGACGACAGCTGCACGCCGCGGAACTGGAAAGCGTCGAAGAAATTACCAGGGGTAGTGCTATCGCCGATCGTCAATTGCCCGCCGAGCGAGGCGATATCGCGCTGCAGGTAGGAGGTCACCGACTGCCAATGGCCTTCGCCGTCGACGCCGCGGTTATAGGTCGAAAAATTGCGGAAACGCCAGTCTCCCAGGTTGAAGCCGCCGCGCAGGCCTGCATACAGGGTGTTGCGGGCTTGCGTGGTGGCGCTGGGGTTGGCGTTGAATTCGGTAATGCTGCTGTTCATAGTGCTGGCGGCATTATTGCCGCCGTCATAGCGCGCCGCTGAAATCTGGTAGTCCAGCATGGCGACATTGATGCCCTTGTCCCATTTGTCAGGACTGATGGCGCCGCGCGCCTGGCGCTTCATGGCAGCTTGCGGGATGCTCAGGGTCAGGCGCAGTTTCTCGCCGTCGTAGGAAACGCTGGAACCAGGGATTGCCTGCGCCAGGTCGACGCATTGGTCGCCGGCCGCCATCAGGACCGGAAACACTTCCACCTTGACGCCCCAGCCTTCCAGCATGGCGCGGGTGATGCAAGCCTGGGCATTCTTGCCCTCGCCCTGGTCGCTGAACACTACCTGACTCTGGCCGACGCTACTTTCGTTGAGGCTGACATCCACCAGGTAGCTGCCGGGCATGACCCGGTTGCCGAACGCGAACAGCGACAAGTCGGCGCGGCTTTGTTCGCCGCCGATATCCAGGAACTGCTCGTTGAATACCGAGCCGCCCTGGCCTTGCGCCTGAGCCAGCTGCGACAGCACGGCCAGCGTGATCGCTGACAGCGCCAGGCGTACCGGTTTGCGTTGATGCGACAATCTGATCACAGCTTTCCCTTCCTTTGTTTCTGCCTTGCGCGGCAGACTGACTTGCCCTGACAGGATCTGGTGCTTGCTACCTGGGAGATGACGACGGTGTTACTTGCCTGCAGGCTCAACTGAAGTCGTTGTCGCAGCCGGCGCAGCGGGCTGCGCTGCGGCTGCGGCGCCGACCGCCACCTTGGTCACGACCTCCGGCGTTTCGCCGCCGTAGTCATTGATGGTGGTGTAGCTGACGTCGATCGGCTGCGGCGTGCTGATCGCGGTCAGCGGGAAATCGCTGGCGCCGAAAGGCAGCACCATGCCGGCCTTGGTCTGTTCCTTGTTGCCGTTGATTTTGAAACCGGTGAAGGTCAGGTTGTAGGCGCTCGGATTGTTGACCCGCAACGCGGCGCCCTTGCCGTCTTGGCCAGGCACCACCGACAGCGTCACCAGGTTGCGCGCTTCATCCGGCTTGCCGGCCAGGCCCGCCGGCCGGTAGAAAATCTTGATGCGGGTGCGCACGGCGACCTGCAGCACGTTCGGTTGATCCGATTTTTCCGGGATTTCCTTGACGTTGAGCCAGAACACCGTTTCGCGGTCGCTCGGCAGATCGCCGGAAATGCGGACGATGCGCAAGATGTTTTCGGCGCCGGGATCGAGCCGCGACAAAGGCGGCGTCACCAGCAGCGGCGCCTTGTTCTTGCCTTCGCCGGCATCGACCCAGGTTTGCACCACGTACGGCGAGGTACCGGTGTTCTTCAGCGGAATCGACGCTTGCCGGTCTTTTTCGCCCAGGATCACGCGGGTGCCGCCAAGCATGACGCTGGCGTTTGCCGCCAGCGCGCTCATCATCAGCACGCTGCCGAGGATGGCGGAAGTGATGATTCGTTTGTTCAACATGGAAAACCTCGTCTGTCAAATGTCCTATGCACAAATTTCTAAGCAAGCACAGGCCGCTATCGCGTGCTCACAAATTGATGCATGGGTATCGCTGGAAAATGATGGCCGGCTTGCCGCTACCGTTGCGGCTTGCCAGCCCATCCTTAAAACCTGGCCGCAGCAAGCACCAGGCTGCCCGTCCCGCCGCAAGCGGCGCAACGAGGTAATGCCGTTTCAGGATTTTTGCGAAGCGCGCTGATTACAGGTAAGTAACGACGAACTGTGCAGTGGAGTTAGCTGGACCAACGGTGACTGCAGGACCAGTCGAAACGTAGGTAGCCTGGAAGTTCAGAGGATTGTTGCCCAGACCCAGAACGTAAGTGCCCGATGCCGAACCGACAGGGATCTTGGTGCCGGCGGAGTCGCCCAGCTCGATCGCCACGCCAGTTGCTGTAGTAACGCCAACCTGGCCAGCGTTAGCCAGAGCCAGATCGTCGGTGACGTTAGCATCGGTTGTGCCGGTGAAAGTCACGGTTGCGCCTTTGGCGGTTGCGCCGCAGTTGGTCAACAGGATCTGAAACTTCGATGGCGTTGCCTTCTTGCCGGCGGCGCCGTTCAATACTGCGCGCGACACTGTGCCCATAGGAACAGTGATGTTTTGGCTGGAAGGATCGATCGAGCAAGGCGAGTCAACGATCTGGCCGTTGAAATTCACGGTGCCGCCGTCAGCGAAGGCCGCTTGGGACAACAGACCTGCAGCAGCAACTGCAACCAACTTAGCGATAGTCATTTGTTTCATTTTTACCCTCAGATATAAAAGTAGATGTTCGATTCAAATTAATGAATTGCCAACACGGCGAAACAAATTGTAGGGGCAAAAATTCACAAAATGTCATTACTGACAATGTTTAACAATTACTAACAAACACTTATTATTGGGCGGAAATAAAAGATGGCCTAAATATTGATTATTGGTAAAAATATAATCATTAATGACAATCAACTAAATGTAAGAAACCCGCTCCTGGCTTGCTTTTGCGGCCCATGCGGCAAAGCGCCATCAGTCTGAAGGGCAACTAAATTGAACTAAGGAAATTCTTAAAATGTCCGCAG
This Collimonas sp. PA-H2 DNA region includes the following protein-coding sequences:
- a CDS encoding fimbria/pilus outer membrane usher protein, with protein sequence MIRLSHQRKPVRLALSAITLAVLSQLAQAQGQGGSVFNEQFLDIGGEQSRADLSLFAFGNRVMPGSYLVDVSLNESSVGQSQVVFSDQGEGKNAQACITRAMLEGWGVKVEVFPVLMAAGDQCVDLAQAIPGSSVSYDGEKLRLTLSIPQAAMKRQARGAISPDKWDKGINVAMLDYQISAARYDGGNNAASTMNSSITEFNANPSATTQARNTLYAGLRGGFNLGDWRFRNFSTYNRGVDGEGHWQSVTSYLQRDIASLGGQLTIGDSTTPGNFFDAFQFRGVQLSSDDGMLPDSQQGYAPTIRGVAQTNARVTVRQNGFVVYSTYVAPGPFVLDDLYPTSTSGDLEVTITEADGRETKFRQAFSAVPTLLREGVWRYSVTGGQYRNGYSTINAGSSNAKPNFVQGTVARGLGKEYSVYGGVIGSDIYQSALFGVGKNLRDFGAISADVSQAHTKGPFNQNYDGQSLRFLYAKSFENYGTSVRMAGYRYSTGGFRTFQEAAQMQDLQNGQVLNNRRNQVRLELAQQLGSKGGTAYASIQQQSYWGTDQKDRLMQVGYSNFYKQFSYSIFYNYSTNLNGPSNRQLMATLSIPLGDSRSYARYTVAKGNNGEVTQQASVYGSALDDGRLTYNVTAAHSNQNDNSGSASASYLSQYGRVDFGRAQGSGYGQTTLGMAGGLVAHGGGVTLSQPLGETMALVEAPDAANVGFEVYPGVRTDSRGNAVLANLSPYRVNRLAVRTEDLGDNVEVKNAALDVVPTRGAVVLAKFETSIGLRIMLNLSDKSGKPLPFGAKVENEQGQDMGIVGSEGQTFITGARESGVLNVKWGQGAAEQCSVKYHVPADKNPAPIRELNGQCE
- a CDS encoding molecular chaperone, with protein sequence MLNKRIITSAILGSVLMMSALAANASVMLGGTRVILGEKDRQASIPLKNTGTSPYVVQTWVDAGEGKNKAPLLVTPPLSRLDPGAENILRIVRISGDLPSDRETVFWLNVKEIPEKSDQPNVLQVAVRTRIKIFYRPAGLAGKPDEARNLVTLSVVPGQDGKGAALRVNNPSAYNLTFTGFKINGNKEQTKAGMVLPFGASDFPLTAISTPQPIDVSYTTINDYGGETPEVVTKVAVGAAAAAQPAAPAATTTSVEPAGK
- a CDS encoding fimbrial protein; its protein translation is MTIAKLVAVAAAGLLSQAAFADGGTVNFNGQIVDSPCSIDPSSQNITVPMGTVSRAVLNGAAGKKATPSKFQILLTNCGATAKGATVTFTGTTDANVTDDLALANAGQVGVTTATGVAIELGDSAGTKIPVGSASGTYVLGLGNNPLNFQATYVSTGPAVTVGPANSTAQFVVTYL